In Besnoitia besnoiti strain Bb-Ger1 chromosome I, whole genome shotgun sequence, the genomic window CATccatctatctgtctatatctatctatccgtatatatatgtatatatgatTATACAGATGGTGGCGTGGGGCTAGGGGACGCGGCCGCTAGTGTATGCTAGAAAGAGATTCATGCATACGGATAGATGTGTCTGGATGACAGACAGAGGGTTTGcgtggcgcggcgctgcagacgctgatCCTACAAGAATGCGAGGCATGCGGTGATCTCGTTCAGGAGGAACCGCGCTTCGGTCTCGGGTGGGAAGCCTCGATACTCGGCGATGAAAGCGAGGACGCGAGAAACGCTTTCAGATTCTGGCTAGCAGGAAACCCGCCAGTCATAGCGATGAACACTCGCCTCAGTTCCAATCCTACACACTGCATGCATCAGAGCCCGCGAGgcttcgcggccgctgcacgTGCGTTTCGCCCGAGTGCCTGGGTGAGGAATGCCACAGATGCAAAGTTGTTGAAACGTGCAGCGCTTCCGCCTGTCCCGCCTCTTAGAACCGAGTGTCTGCGTGGCGATGTGACCCCGGACAGCACAATcccggcgaggaaggcgtcaTCTGTCGGCCGCTGTTGgtgtgcgtctgccgcggttATTTTTCCAACAGTTGCGCACTGCGAACACTACGAGGTGAGCACGCAGGTCCACTCACACACATTCAAACCCGAAGCGGAGCGCTACGATATCCGTAGTATAGGCACTTCACACACGACGGCAGTGTGTCTTTCCAGGGTGCTTCGCTGCTCAAgagcttttttctctctgccccGTCTGAGAGACTCGCGCGAGCTAGCCGGACGGCTCATGAGCGCATGCCGTCGCATAGGAGTCGAGGTGTCTCTTTTGTATCGGCAGAATGAGCTGACTACGCAGCTGAAACGTTTTCCGGtgaggcgcagggcgccttCCACTGGCCTCGTTGGCTGGCGGTTGACCAGGGAACGGACGAGAGAAAAGCTGTGCATGCCCGCGCAGATTTTCTGCATGCGGCCGTACCTGTCGCTCCTACTCGCGGCGCCACGAGATTAGCGGAGGTCTTCTGCGACTTTCCAGAACCAAGAAAAAGTACCGGAGCTTCCCTTTTCGTATTTAAGAGcccgaagacggcggaggctgtTCTCTCTGTGCCTACAGGCCTCCAAGTTCCGGCGGACTCGGCAGCCTGCATGCGTCTACATGCAGGATCCGGGAAATCAACGCCCGTGAAGATACTTTGATGCTTCAATACACGTCTACATATACATTTTAAAAGAATGCTCGTATTTGCCTGTGCGCCTACTCAATTTATGCTCAAGAAGATATGCGATTTGGCCTCGAATTCGTGCTAAACATTGGCCTCTACGGCTGCATCTTGCCTGCGGTCGGCCTGTAGCGCAACATACGGGGGCCTCCAGCTATCTACGTATGTGAACACCGAGCTGTGTTGAGGATTGTTTAAAACCTCCGCTCATCTCCTTTTTCCACACCTGTCTGTTCTGCTTGTCGCCCGTTTTTCTGCGAgctcgttttcctctcctcttgCCTTACCTGTCGTTTCACCGTCCATGAATTGTGGAAATCTGCTACAGGAtgcttttctctccctcctgaTCCCCCGCGTTCGCCCTTGTATTTCACTTCGGtgttctctcttctctgagCCCGCCCGAGCCATTCCCTTGGTCCGCgacgtcttctctctctgcttcgcgaggagaagaagagaagaggacaGCCATGTTTGGAAAAGTCGTAGCACAGCCCGGCGTATGATGAGACTTTACGGAGGCGTGTTTACACTCGAGATGGCGGCGAGCCTTCGCCGAGACGCGAGGCTCACCTCGCAGTTGTGCTCCTGCCTTTCAAGTTCCTTTCCTTTTCTTGGCAGAGACATACCAGCCTTCTCTTGcaacgcgccgcgagccacgcggAGCCGCCTCTTTCGCGATTCTTTATCCACAACGGCGCGCTCTGAAAAGCGAAAAcgtcgaggcgacgcagggggaAACGGTTCGGCTGTGCGGGTTGCGTGTGCGGCTCCTGCAACGTCTTCTCATTCCTCGGCTTCTTGGGTTCCCTGTTTGGATTCGTTTCCTACTTCGTCATCTCACTCTCAGTGTCCGTCTGTTTCCTCGCGTTTGTTCGCTTCTGCATGGGCTCGCCCTGCACTTCACTCTTCTTCTGTCTTTGCGTCTCGTTGCCTTTCGGgcttctgtcgctctctgcgcctacGGCGCCCGCAGGGAGGCACGGGTCCCGCGTCCTCAGGCGACGTCCttgcctcgcctcttcgttcTTCGTTTGCGCCCAAGaggctctccagcgcctttgggctgtcgccgtctacgccgcgtcctcgtcccTCTTGCACGTCTTTGTCTCCTTCTAGCCGCGGGTGTTTTTCCGggcgcttctcctctcgaGTTTCCTTGAGTTGCCAGCTCCCGAGTGTGGCGCCGGCGCAAGAAATcccgtcctcgccgtcctctcccgccgcgcctgccgcggctgggCTTTCGCGACAGCAGCGCTGGGGCTCCTGGACTGAACGCGAGGAGGGTTTGTTCAGTCTGCTcccggcgaagaagagagtggagcgcggcagcccgtcggcgctgcggcgccgggccgcgttcctcgccgcctcagTCACGCGTGGCAGCATGGGCGCGGAGGACATCCAGTTTGCATGCACAGAAATGGCTGAGAAGGGCCTTCACCCGCTCGCGTCCTTCTGGAGAGACGTGGAGCATCACGTGGTTCAGCGCTGCTACGTCGAGAtcccagacgccgcgcctctgtctccttccgtCTCGCGGGTCCCAGGCCTTcccccttccgccgcgcccgcgcccgactttctgtctgcctcgctctcttctgctgcgtgctttccggcgtccgcgcgcgcgatcTCGCTGAGGCAGGtgctggcggaggcagaacggcgcgccgacgcggagggagcttcgagcgccgcgacaggCCGACACGCTGACGGATTCGTCCTCTGCTCGTCGgtgcctgcctcgtcgctgctgacGCTCTCCAGCTTCTGTGCGACGCTCCACGCGTTCGCCCGCGGAGGggtctctcctctgcctctcgcgccgcgcctcccttcACTCTTGTCGCCAGAGGCAGCTTCGCCACGcacgggcggcggcctctcccggcggcagccgcctcccCTCGGCGTttcctcggcctctgcgaGTGGAGCGGGAGGCAGCGTGGCGGCAACGCCGCAGGATCCGGATGCTCTCGCTGGGAAGATCTACGCTGTGGGCGCGTTGCTGTTTTCCCGAGTGCCTCTGGCGTTCCGAGGCGGCGACCTCGCTCTGCTGACAGGAGCTCTCGTCAAGGCAGGAGTGAAGGACAAGGCGTTCTATGTTGCGCTTCTCGACTTCCTCCTGGAGACACCGCCTGCCATTCCTCACTCGCCTTTCGcttcgccctccccctcgccgctccctctgtctcctgggctcgcgtcctgcgcgtcgccctaTTCTCCTGAGTTGCCCGCGGCTGTTTCgacctcgccgtctgcggcgtctcggcCTTCGGCATTGCCGCCTTCTGGCGCgactgcctcgccgccggcggcaggtGCCCGCGGGAGCCCCTGCGCGTTGCCTCCTGTGGCTCCTTCTGCGGGGTGTCTCTCTTCGGatcgcgcgagcggcggcatGGTCGCGTTTCTCGACTTTGAGCAGCGCCCCCTTGCCACGCTGCTCTACGccctcgcttcgcctcctgtctccctcccccGCGCTCCCTTGTTGCGCGTTTTTCACCTCTTCGCCGACTTCCTTCTGGGGAGGGgggctgcggctcctcccgcggcggccttcgcctcgccgctcccccctcccgccggaggggtcgctgccgcgccgcgcctgccgctgcacgacctgcagctggcggcgctcgcgacgGTGCTGCGCTCCTTCTTGAAGGTGCGCTGTGACCGGTCTGATCTCCTCGAGGCGActcgcgtcgtcctcgaagACGCCGTCCTCCCCTCGctcgccacgcaggcgcatgGCGAAGATCttggcgagccgcgcgaggcggccgcgcaggccgcgcagcccgcgagggaggatggggaggaggcggcgcgcagctgcggaggacgcggtcTGGCTGCGGGCAGCGAGTCGCTGCTCTTCCGCGCAGCGGTCTGCACACCGCGCGGGATGCCAGTCACGCAGTCGCTAGTTATCTTCTTCGacgtcttcgctgcgcagcttgcgggcgtcctcgcggcgccgctgacaGGCGTCGACGAACGCGCGCGgatcctccgcggcgaggcttGGGGTAGCTCGAAGCAGCTTCAGGCCAAGGGCAAGCAGCCTGGAGGGCGCACAGGTCCGCCCCGCCGGaacggcgcctctgcggctgtcgGACCTCACGCCCTCGATtcgggaggcgacgcgcccgaccTCTGCGACGCACAGCGGGGAGcgcaggagcagctgctggtcAAACTCGCCACGGTGCTCCAGCCGCGAGTCCCCCAGATGGAACTAGGCGGCGTCATGACGCtctgcttcgctctctcgcgcgtcgcacACCTGCAGGACGACCTAGGTGAGTGCGCACTGGAGACAAGTCGTAGGAAAAATCccaaggcgaggagacgagaggaACGCTGAAGGGCGTGGGCAGCCGGATGCAGGGGAAGGAGTCACGAAGGACAGGCTTCTTCGGGAAGGAGGAGACGGGAAAAGGGAGGGATCGCTGACGAGGGGTGTGGTGAAGGAGGCGACACTAAGAGAGGCAGCATGCACAtgcggcagaggccggcgTTGAGGCATAAAGACAGGGTTTCGACCACAGAAGCTCTCCACAGCGGGGTGCCTCAGAGGCCATGTGTAGGCTCTTTCCGTCTTCGGACATCTTCCTCtcgtttcttctctgcttgATTTGTGCAATGAAGTCGCGTGTGAAATTACTTTTATGAGGTTTCCTTGCTTCGAAGccgtctctcgctgtctcaAATGCAGTAGAGAGCGAGGCCATCTTTCGGGGCTCTGTGTGCGTGCATTGTGCGCTCGGGGAAGCGAAACTTGGAtcgctctctgcagactcTCCTCTGGATGGCAGACCTTTGTTCACGTTCTGTTCGGATTTATCTTTTCCGCTGTCTTCAGACTTCCTGATTTCCGCGATTGCACGTcgagcgcggctcgcgaTGACGCGAGCGGCTGGATCGTCGTCGTTCTCGGGCGCGGGaaaaggagacgccgaggcggcggataGCAGAACAGCGCCGCACGAGCTGGTGCAGGACAACGAAACCAATACGACATGCTTCGGGGCGCCTGACGGCGCTGCCACGAGGactggcgctgcggctgaagATGCGCTGACGTGTCGGGACGTGAGCAACCTCGCTCAGACGTTCGCGAGGTAACTCTCAGAGGGAGtagaggagggaggcgagagaaacgcggacgcgcgtATGCTGCGTCTGGTTTCTCTCCTTCAACGCCCGTCTGGAGGCTTCTGCCGGGCGTGGCgtcctgcctcgcgcgcgcgttccGGGTCGGAATTTCGGAattttctttttctgttGCCGTTTCTGTGTCTAGGCTGAACTTTGAAGACGCCGAGTTTCTGCGGGCGCTCGACGCCTGGATCCCTAGCCAcgcggcgctcttcgcgccgcaAGACTTAGTCGGAATTCTATACGCGTACCGCCAACTCCGGCACGTACCGGAagagcgcgtgcgcgaggcggtcttccgcgcgctctTCACCGCCACAGAGCGCCTGATTCCGTGAGGAAAGGCCACGCCAAGTGCTTGAAATCAAAGACGTCAAGCAATCACCGCAAAAATTTCAAAACCTGTTCATGCCTATACACATATTTTGGTGGTGAATTACCTGCATGCGAGCGTATGCAAACgttgatatatatatttgtgcaCTTTTGTGAATCTTCCTGATTCTACGGAGTGGAAAGGAGCAAGAAGTAGGATAATGAGTGGACCCTTCCTGCTTGCCAGGAAGATGCGTGTTTTGCCTTCGTATTGAAGCAAGCTCACCGATATCTTTTTTCATCTTCCCGTCGCACGGTATGTTTTCTCTTGTATCATTTCCGTTCTCTTTCCGTCGGCTTTCTCCGTGGGTGTCTTCCTGGCTTCCTTGATGTTTCCCGTTTTCTCTTGCTCTGCTTCGCCACCCTACTTTTCGCCTCGCACGTTATGTCTACTCTGCTTTCCTCGCCGCAGTGCCCTTGTGCGACGGCCCTGTCCACTCCGTTTAGAGATAAGCGTTTCGCTTCTTGTTGGCATGCTTCTTTCTTTCCAgtcgtcgtcctcccctCACTTTTCTTATTTTTTCTTCAGGTCGTTcaccctgcagcagctcgtgACTGTGCTCTCCAGGTGAGTCCCTGAGCCTCGAGGCAGCCGTTCGAGTTCCTCCTTACTGCATACACTCAAGCTCTCGCGGAAGCGCATTTCTTGCCTGCCTCTCTATGAAGCGCACCTCAGCATTGGTTCTTTTCCCATGTAAACAGTCTTTTTGtgaggccgcgcctgcgaatGCACCAATTCACACATGGGAAGTCACGCGTGTGCATGCTTGCATGATGACGGAGAGGCGTTCACGATTCATGGGGAAAGGCGTTCACGATTCACGGGGCTTCACTAGAGGGTCACAGTGCGAACGAGCGCCTTTTTGAATATGTGCGTGCCCTTTCATTTCCTCGAAATGCCTGTCGCTGccttttctgcggcgcccgggCGTCTCAGCTGCGCGTATCTGCCGCGCTTGCTTGCTTGCCGCTTGCCTGTTGTCTTTCcagttttctctcttttctcctcgctctgccATCTCCGCGCGGCCTACGTTGTCAGGAATCCGGCGGTGTCCTATTCGCGAGCTCATTTCGGTTGCCTGTGGCTTTCTTGTCGTTCAGTTTCTCCCGCATGCAAGGCGCCGCGCTTTTCCCCGGCGCCCAAGAgaccttcttcgccgtctgcaaCCACCTTGTCGaggcttcttctcttcgctttcACATGTCCTCCGCCCCTGGAGagcctcgcacgcgcgcgtcgccctccgcgcctccctctctgtctgcgcgcgATCCTGTCTTCCGTGCTTCAGCCGCCCAGcgccagaggcagcggcagggcgacgagggaaaGAAGCGTCGCGGACAGAGAGAACATGGGCGCGTGGCACCCGCTGGTCTCGAGCTCACGTCGCTTCGTCTCGTTCCGATCGTCGGAGCTCtcgggcgcatgcgcgtcagGCACGAGCCCTTCTTTGAAGCTGCGGGAAACTTCTTCTGCGCAGATGTAAGCGATcaaaaacgcgaaaaacgcCGCAAAAGCGAGGCGGACGGGAAAGACGGGGACCAAACGAGACGAACCGCGAGCGGAAAGACATGACCAAGGACAGAAAGATAGGCAGATGAGCAGGACAACTTACGCCTggagagaacgaagacgcATAGCCGCAGCAAGAGCGTTTCGCGAGAGAAGCGGtgccgccgcgagtctgACAGCGACGTCGCAGAAGCGCCGAACGACAAACGTGGAAAGCTCGACCCGAGAGCTGGAGGGCAAGAACAATACGCCTTTCTCGTTCTCCTTCAGTTGCTCGGTAAAAGGAGTGTGCGATGACTCTCGCACAGGTAGTCGGTCGCAACGCATTTCCATGGAGCTCGTACCTCTTTTGTGGCTTCTCTGCAGGGGCTGGAACGCGCTTTCGCGTGGGATCTACAGTCTCTCAAGGCAGGTCAACGCGGCTGGGCgccctgcaggccgcgctgtCCGTCCGCGTTTGTCTCTGTCTGTTAGCGCCTTCTCGCATCCCGAGGAGGATTCCACAGTCAACCTACAGACCTGCCAGCTCTGTGCCTAGGCGTAGACAGACACTGGACACGCGCGCTCCACTCCGCATTCTTAAAGGGGCTGGCGttcatatatatctatatatatgtagatataagtatatatatgtatgtaatGTGTTTATACTCACGTGAATCGAAGCGACGATAAAGCAGGttcgctggcgggcgcgggtcGGACTCATTTGACGTTGTTTTGTTTGAGCATCACggttgccgccctcgcgagTGTCCTCTCGTTTTTCCCCACTCTGCAAGTCATATGAGGCTCCTCCACTGTCCTCTCTGTGGAGGCCCGCACGTGGCGCTGTCCCCCAGAGCCGTCTGTCTTGTCTGCAGTAGATTCGTGCATATACCGGGATTCGGCGCTAAGTTCTCACGCGGCATGCGCCTTTTTTCTGCGATATTGGCTCTGCGTGTTCAGGATGCCTACTCGCGCGTGGGCCTTGGGCACCCGAAGTTGCTGGCTCTGATTGACAAGCACTTAAgttcgctgccgccagtccctgcgacgccgcgcccgcaaGGCTGCACTTTGGATTAGtctggcgagcggcgcatgcggacgctcgcgggcgacagagccgagcgacgcggggCGCGGGGAAAGCCTGAGCAAGTAAGAGATATGCCGCACGTTCTACAACGGAGAGAGATCTAATACGGCGTCGAGCCAACAAGCGAAAGAATACAGAGAAAAGGCCGTGGGGAACAGGACGCGTGTGTATGGCTTGGAGGACTTGTCAGTGGAGCGGCGGGTTCAGGTCGCCTCGATCGGTCACTCGTCTATACTTAGTTGTCCACATTAATGTGATTGTCGAGGTACATCAGAGTTTGCTTAAAGGTATGCGTGTGTGCCGCTACGTAGGTGTGCTCCCGTGCTCATAGCCGGCCGAATGAATGAAACCTAGTAAGAGTATGTGTACATATCGTCTTTACGACAGTTACGGCGGGCTAGGGGGCAAGAGATAGGACCCGCGGCTTTTTGTTTCTTGGAGACCCCGCGGCAGATGCGATCGAGAAAAACCCTTTCCATCTCGAAACGCTCAAAAATCGGCAGATCTCAGCGGGATATATCGCGTACTCGGCATGCCTGCATCCGTCTGCGAACTCGTTCACTGCACCTCGAAGTAGAACTCAAGAATCTGCAGGCGGCTAGTAAAAAGAAGCTTGTGCCCACGGCTCCTCTGGGCCTCGAaccgcgtgtgtctctcacCTGGGTCCAGAGCGTCCCtcggggcgacgcgcgccggtgCGGCTCGTTTgtgcgagagaaaagaagaaaagtgAAAGGCAGATGGTCGGCTGGGAGCTTCGTTTCGCACGAGTCAAAACATCTGCGCGTTCAGGAACGAGCTCACCTTCAGATAGATTTACAAAATATGTGTGTAGATACAAAGCTCTGTTCGTGCGGTTACCAGTGACAACAGTGAGAAGCTGCATTGGACGAGCGAATCTCGGCATGCAGCTGTTGCCGCCTCGCACAAACGTGAATACACCGATTTCATGTACCGTGTGCGGAATGTGTGAGGGTGCGAGGCACCTGCCACAAAATGAGATTTTTGTGGACGCTGCTGCGTAGGCGTCAAGCGTTCAAAGGCCAGCACCAACGACTCAGTGAACCCTTCTGAGCTGGAGTCGTTTTTCTTTAAATAAAGAAGGCTGACGTGGACTCGATCCCGCTTTCGCTTCCTCACATCGAACCTCACGGGCTCAACAAGTCGGTGACGGGAGATTAAGAAGTCTGCATTTGTGCCGGTTCCCTCTTTTCCCCGCGCCTCGAATGAAAAGGCTGCTTGACCTATAGCCAAGAAAATATACAAATGCAGTTAGGAGTGCATGCACATACaaagatatatatactcATATCTATGtacgcatacatatatatgtaggaATATACATGCAGATATATGcacataaatatgtatatgcattcacgatatatgtatgcatctGGCGCCTCCCTCGGGACTGCTGCGGACGGTGTAGATGCGCGGCGTGGTACGCGGCGGCTCGCAGAAGTGGCTGACACAGCAGAAAAGCCGCTTCGAACTCGACAGAGGGTCGCTCCCTGCTCCAGAACTCTGTGCTGGAGGTTCCGCCGCAGTACGTCTGCATAAGCGCCGGACAACCTCGAGGACGTCGCGACGCAAAAAATGAAGTTAAAGCGCTGAGCAGCTGTCGCACTGCGTGCGCTGCTCAGGCTCCGGGCGGGAGTCGAGGCACGGATGAGCCGCCCCCCTCGACgccacgcgaggcgcgagcccaCTGCCCACGGACGTCTGCTCTGCGAACCCCCGCAGAGCCGGTGCTCCCCCGGCACTGCAGCGTttgccctcgcgcgcctcgtgggagtttcggcgggcgcctggcggcgcgttCAACCCAggagcgcctctgcgaggtTGACTCCGATTCGGTCGGCGATGTGTTTGACGAGACCGATGGGCGCGCTGAGTGCGAGTCGCGCGTTCGCGTTGAAGAGGTCAGTCAggtgcgcgccggcgctgccgcctccgccggagcTCGCCCCGAGCAGAAAGAGGTCGGCTGCGtagccgcgcgtctgcgccgcgaggagctgctgctgcgcgaagaCCCAGCCGAGGGCATTCGTCCACTCGCTACCCCAGATCTGCGCAGTCGACTTGAGAACGCCAAGGCTGCCATACCCGCCGttgctcgcgcctcgcgcctcctgcgcgccgcccgccgccagccgcacGAGCCCCAGCCgcagaagcgaggcgacttgctggcagacgcctgcgtccATCAGCCCGatgccgtcgctcgcgcggcctcgctcccgACCGGGCGTTCGGACGCTGAATTCGAGGCACTCGGCGAGCGCAAGCCAGCGGAGCAGCGTGAAGCTTTTCGGCAGCGCTCGCGGCAGAAAGTTCTGCTCGAGCTTCTCCGAGGCCGCCAGCCCCGCCCGCCCCTTCCCCAGCCCCGCCGCCACGACGGTGGTCCcgaccgccgcggacgcgaggtgggtgcccgcgcccgcggcggcgatgaAGGGAGACTggacgagcgcggcggcattccgcggccgcgccacgcGGAAGATGTTTCCGCAGCAGTCGTTGAAGTGGCGCTTGTCGCGCCCTGGCGGTGTGTAGGCCGCGATGGCCGCAGCCACCAGAAGGATTTTCCCCAGCCGAGGCAactccaggcgccgcgccgccgtgtgGCGGTTCTGGGCGGACGCGCCCCAGACTGTGACGTGTTTCGCGTCGAGAATTTGACAGTTTTGCAAATCCGGCAAGAAGTGCGAGAACGGCtgccgaagcgccgcgcgaaagTGCGGATGCAGCAGGCGAACCAGgaacgacgcagccgcgacggACGCCGCCTTCACCGCCGCGAAGGACCCGAACGCgcccgacgcaggcggcggcgagccaggCACGCGCCCCGCCACATTCAGAGCTgcagtcgtcgccgccgcagtgagggcggaggagcccGCGTCAGTCCGGTtttgcagcagcgcgaggttGATCGCCTGTCCCCAGAACTCCCGACAGAGAAAGCGCTGGTCGTGGAAgtcgctgcgcagagacTGGTGAAAGGACTGAATGAAGAGTGTGACAAAGTGCGACCAGAGTGTCTCCACGTCAAGGAGGAGAtccgtctcctcttcgagcgcctccgtcgccgccgacgggctggcagcgacgacgctgctCTCTGTCTCGTGCTGGCCGTTGTGTGTGAGCTCATCGCCTCCACTgcacgacgccgcgcgcgtcgggaTCCCCTCGCCGTTCAGCAGAGTTGCGGAAGAagcttctttcttccgcttTGCGGGTCCTGCCTCGAGGCACGAATCCGCACTCGCTGGCTCCTTCTCTTTCGCTCCACAGGGGTCTGTGCGCACTGACACTGCCGGCTCTTCCCCCTCAAgatctctctcctcctcgcgccatccctccgcggcggagtcTGGCAGGCCGTCCCGCTGGCCTGCGGACGCCGTTCTCGCAGTCGCAGGTGCGCCTTCCCTCTTCCGAACCCTCCTTCGGATTCGTCGCAACACCAGACGACTCTCCCACACATACGtcggctcgctgctgcgccctcctctccctccgctgaCTTCActctctccgtcttccgTCTCCCctcgggcgcctcctcgccgcggcgttgtggcggcgccggctgcctcagcctccgcgtcgtgcTCAGCCTCCACGACGGCAACGACTGTGCGTTGCTCGACCAACTCGAGAGGCCCGTATCTCCACTTTCGAGCCTCTTTGGTCCCGCGGTCTGCCACGGCCTCTGAtcccgcgcgagaggccccgcgccgctgctgtctgCTCTGTCGCGTCGCAGCCAGGCGCAGCACCGGAAGACCCAACCAGCGGAAGCTGCGAACGAGGatgtcgcgcgcctcgctcgcttcgtAGGCGCCGAAgtgcacgcgcggcggctgtggAAGGCCTTCGTAGACCTCCGGACGCAGCGGCGTGCGGCCTACCACCACCACGGACACgtttcgcggcggcaggaggagcgcttcttcttcctcttcgtctgagGACGactcgtcgtcctccgcacAGAAACCATCGCGGAAactgcgagaggcggcggtggcgcgcgcctccgcggtctTCTGCGGTCGCCCGAGgctcggctcgccgccgaggagtTCGGGAAGGCGCAGGAATGCGTGCAGCAAATCGGGCATGTTCTGAGCCAGGGTGAAGGCCTCGTCGATGACGAGAGGCACGGTGAAGGTGCGCGCAAGAGGCGAGGAGCAGCGTAGGACCTGACGCAATAGCGAGACGAACTGCTCGACCGAGTTCGCGGAGGCCCCTGGCGAGAAAAGGGTGCCCGAGAACGCCAAAGTGTCGGCGGTCTTCTTCCCGCCGCTCTGCATTTGCCGCAGTAGCCGATCTAGCTGagttctcttctccttcaaGTCCTCttccagcagctgcagcgccgccgccgacgcgaacggcgacgcagacgacgcgttGGGCGGGGCGAAGCACGACGtgccggcgaagaaggcgaacaaGGCACCCGAAtccagaggcgacagcgcagggtctggtggcggcgcggaaggagacgcgtCTTCAGCCGGTGGCACCGTTTCTTCGCACGCTTTCGCGCTTCTTGAGGCACATCCGGGCTGGGCTCGCTTccggtcgcccgccgccccacCCGCCTCTGGCAGCTCTTCGGTGCCTCGCGCCGGGCCTCCGtcggcggctgtcgcgccgcgccgcgcatcgtcccccgcggctcttcgctggagggcgcggaTGGTCTGGAGGCCCGCCAGgagctcgccgcgaagcTGGAGAGCCAGATGAAGAAGCAGCTTCCCGCAGATCGCCTggcgagctgcgaggcggcttccgccggccgtggcgcacgcagctgcgcagtcGACGTATCCccacgcgagcgaggaggcg contains:
- a CDS encoding hypothetical protein (encoded by transcript BESB_008720); translation: MSACRRIGVEVSLLYRQNELTTQLKRFPGGTGPASSGDVLASPLRSSFAPKRLSSAFGLSPSTPRPRPSCTSLSPSSRGCFSGRFSSRVSLSCQLPSVAPAQEIPSSPSSPAAPAAAGLSRQQRWGSWTEREEGLFSLLPAKKRVERGSPSALRRRAAFLAASVTRGSMGAEDIQFACTEMAEKGLHPLASFWRDVEHHVVQRCYVEIPDAAPLSPSVSRVPGLPPSAAPAPDFLSASLSSAACFPASARAISLRQVLAEAERRADAEGASSAATGRHADGFVLCSSVPASSLLTLSSFCATLHAFARGGVSPLPLAPRLPSLLSPEAASPRTGGGLSRRQPPPLGVSSASASGAGGSVAATPQDPDALAGKIYAVGALLFSRVPLAFRGGDLALLTGALVKAGVKDKAFYVALLDFLLETPPAIPHSPFASPSPSPLPLSPGLASCASPYSPELPAAVSTSPSAASRPSALPPSGATASPPAAGARGSPCALPPVAPSAGCLSSDRASGGMVAFLDFEQRPLATLLYALASPPVSLPRAPLLRVFHLFADFLLGRGAAAPPAAAFASPLPPPAGGVAAAPRLPLHDLQLAALATVLRSFLKVRCDRSDLLEATRVVLEDAVLPSLATQAHGEDLGEPREAAAQAAQPAREDGEEAARSCGGRGLAAGSESLLFRAAVCTPRGMPVTQSLVIFFDVFAAQLAGVLAAPLTGVDERARILRGEAWGSSKQLQAKGKQPGGRTGPPRRNGASAAVGPHALDSGGDAPDLCDAQRGAQEQLLVKLATVLQPRVPQMELGGVMTLCFALSRVAHLQDDLDFLISAIARRARLAMTRAAGSSSFSGAGKGDAEAADSRTAPHELVQDNETNTTCFGAPDGAATRTGAAAEDALTCRDVSNLAQTFARLNFEDAEFLRALDAWIPSHAALFAPQDLVGILYAYRQLRHVPEERVREAVFRALFTATERLIPSFTLQQLVTVLSSFSRMQGAALFPGAQETFFAVCNHLVEASSLRFHMSSAPGEPRTRASPSAPPSLSARDPVFRASAAQRQRQRQGDEGKKRRGQREHGRVAPAGLELTSLRLVPIVGALGRMRVRHEPFFEAAGNFFCADGLERAFAWDLQSLKDAYSRVGLGHPKLLALIDKHLSSLPPVPATPRPQGCTLD